From Echinicola jeungdonensis, the proteins below share one genomic window:
- a CDS encoding acetylxylan esterase, with amino-acid sequence MKKIVLMAIGFLAIFTTHAQNYPHRSNVLWVTEPDHQDWLYELGDEAKVAISLYEFGIPVDDLEISYAVGPEMLLADTEGTVKLKNGKAEVSLGTANEPGFRDCWFKAELNGQTYKHHVKVGFEPDKLEPYTQFPDDFVSFWEDAKAKAAECPMVVEKEFVPEYSSNKVDCYLVKIQAYEEGQQVYGYLTIPKKEGKFPVVFAPPGAGIKPMDPMKHVFYAESGVIRFDMEIHGIRPTLDRETYKEISRSFGNGENSYLVNGLDNRDNYYMKKVYMSCVRALDFLTTLPEWDGKNLIAQGGSQGGALALITTGLDERVTACSANHPALSDMAGYLGNRAGGYPHLNRFNDMLTPEKVNTLQYFDVVNFAKLIDVPVFMTWGYNDNTCPPTTSYVVYNSLNTEKDSYITPINEHWVSEKTRRVILDWIKSNVK; translated from the coding sequence ATGAAAAAAATCGTATTAATGGCTATTGGCTTTTTGGCCATTTTCACAACCCATGCCCAAAATTATCCTCATCGCAGTAATGTTTTATGGGTTACCGAACCCGATCATCAAGACTGGCTTTACGAACTTGGAGATGAAGCCAAAGTGGCTATTTCACTTTATGAATTTGGTATTCCGGTGGATGATTTGGAAATAAGTTATGCAGTTGGACCGGAAATGTTACTGGCCGATACGGAAGGAACGGTCAAATTAAAAAACGGAAAAGCAGAAGTATCCCTGGGCACCGCCAATGAACCTGGATTTAGGGATTGTTGGTTTAAGGCTGAACTCAATGGCCAAACTTACAAACATCATGTCAAAGTGGGGTTTGAACCGGATAAACTGGAACCCTACACCCAGTTTCCTGATGATTTTGTCAGCTTTTGGGAAGATGCCAAAGCAAAAGCTGCGGAATGCCCCATGGTAGTTGAAAAAGAATTTGTTCCGGAATATTCCAGTAATAAAGTGGATTGTTATTTAGTCAAAATTCAAGCTTATGAAGAGGGCCAACAGGTTTACGGCTATCTAACTATTCCTAAAAAAGAGGGAAAGTTTCCGGTAGTTTTCGCCCCTCCAGGGGCCGGAATCAAGCCCATGGATCCCATGAAACATGTATTTTATGCTGAAAGCGGTGTCATCCGTTTTGATATGGAAATCCATGGCATCCGTCCCACCCTTGACAGGGAAACATATAAAGAAATCAGCAGGTCTTTCGGCAATGGAGAAAACAGCTACTTGGTCAATGGCCTGGACAACCGGGACAATTATTATATGAAAAAGGTGTATATGTCCTGCGTACGCGCTTTGGATTTCCTGACCACACTACCGGAATGGGATGGCAAAAACCTGATCGCCCAGGGCGGAAGCCAGGGAGGTGCTTTGGCTTTGATCACCACTGGGCTGGACGAAAGAGTCACTGCCTGTTCTGCCAACCACCCTGCCCTAAGTGATATGGCTGGATACTTAGGTAACAGAGCTGGAGGTTACCCTCACTTGAACAGGTTCAACGATATGTTAACACCAGAAAAGGTCAACACCCTGCAATATTTTGACGTGGTCAACTTTGCCAAGCTGATAGATGTGCCGGTTTTCATGACTTGGGGATATAACGACAATACCTGCCCTCCCACCACCAGTTATGTCGTTTACAATTCCCTGAACACGGAAAAGGACTCCTATATCACGCCCATTAATGAACACTGGGTATCAGAAAAGACCAGAAGGGTGATTTTGGACTGGATCAAGTCGAATGTTAAGTAG
- a CDS encoding glycoside hydrolase family 28 protein yields MITKIIYNQIIIVHLLILSLLGCQENRTYNIRDFGATPDSTFVNTKTIQRVIDKCAANGGGTVIVPEGIFRSGALFFKQGVNLHIEKGGVLKGVVDENAYPTVNTRWEGIEREWISAFINAFDIDGFSISGKGTIDGSGVDWLNYKSWQELESGRPRLIAIQNCKNVSISGIKIKNQACWGVFVLYSQHVVIKDLVIRAEHHIPMSDGIDIDSSKDVLISNCDIDVNDDCIAIKSGKDEDGRRVNKPAENIIVEKCIFNYGHGGVSMGSEMSGGIRNVEIRDCIMSTGNWAPIRFKSQPSRGGVVENITYRNLELRNTRQAFEFNMEWRMVPPVKPPSDPLPIVRNVQIINVSGTVENAGIVHGLKESPIYGVVFENCHIKAKKGLVLENTENIDLSGLTIEVEEGKPIMQRNVTGE; encoded by the coding sequence ATGATAACAAAAATCATTTATAACCAAATCATTATAGTCCATTTATTGATCTTAAGCTTATTAGGCTGTCAGGAAAACCGAACCTACAACATCCGCGATTTCGGCGCCACCCCTGATTCTACCTTTGTCAACACTAAAACCATACAAAGGGTTATAGATAAATGTGCTGCCAATGGTGGAGGGACGGTTATTGTCCCTGAAGGGATTTTTAGAAGCGGGGCTTTGTTCTTTAAACAAGGGGTTAACCTGCACATTGAGAAAGGAGGTGTTTTAAAGGGGGTGGTTGATGAAAATGCTTACCCTACTGTAAATACCCGCTGGGAAGGGATTGAAAGGGAGTGGATTTCCGCTTTCATTAATGCTTTTGATATCGATGGTTTTTCAATTAGCGGAAAGGGTACCATTGATGGTTCCGGTGTTGATTGGCTAAATTATAAAAGCTGGCAAGAACTTGAATCCGGCCGCCCCAGGTTAATTGCCATCCAAAACTGTAAAAATGTGTCCATTTCTGGGATAAAGATTAAAAACCAGGCCTGTTGGGGCGTTTTTGTTTTGTATTCCCAACATGTGGTTATTAAAGACCTTGTTATACGTGCTGAACATCATATTCCGATGTCTGATGGTATCGATATTGATTCTAGCAAAGATGTCCTCATATCAAATTGCGATATTGATGTCAATGATGACTGTATCGCTATAAAATCAGGTAAAGACGAAGATGGCAGAAGGGTAAATAAGCCAGCTGAAAATATAATTGTAGAGAAATGCATATTTAATTATGGCCATGGAGGAGTTTCCATGGGAAGCGAAATGTCCGGCGGTATCCGGAATGTTGAAATTCGTGATTGTATTATGAGTACCGGTAATTGGGCCCCGATAAGGTTCAAATCCCAACCAAGTAGAGGTGGTGTTGTGGAAAACATTACTTACCGGAATTTGGAATTAAGGAACACCCGCCAGGCCTTCGAATTTAATATGGAATGGCGTATGGTACCACCCGTTAAACCTCCTTCCGATCCATTGCCTATTGTGCGTAATGTCCAAATTATTAATGTTTCCGGTACAGTTGAAAATGCAGGAATTGTGCATGGCCTAAAAGAGAGCCCCATCTATGGTGTTGTTTTTGAAAATTGTCATATAAAAGCAAAAAAGGGATTGGTTTTAGAGAACACTGAAAATATAGACCTGTCAGGGCTAACCATTGAAGTTGAAGAAGGCAAACCAATTATGCAACGAAATGTTACCGGCGAATAA
- a CDS encoding dienelactone hydrolase family protein — protein sequence MKKLTKKDIKQEVFDLYDAYAHNKLERREFMEKLSFFAVGGITLPSLMGFIMPNYPDNIQVSLDHDQLKTETISYASPKGGGEIKAQLSRPKDAQGKLPGIVVVHENRGLNPHIADVGRRAALEGFITLSPDALSPLGGYPGNDDDGRAMQRKRDRDEMLEDFIAAFDYLKGHEECTGKVGVVGFCFGGWISNMMAAKVPDLKAAVPFYGGQPPLEMVPQIQASLLLHYAELDERVNVGWSAYEEALKENGKEYQAYIYPNANHGFHNDTTPRYDEEAAKLAWKRTMEFFNEKLKDSKNFHKI from the coding sequence ATGAAAAAACTAACTAAAAAAGACATCAAACAGGAAGTATTTGACCTCTACGATGCCTATGCACATAACAAACTGGAGCGAAGGGAATTCATGGAGAAGCTATCCTTTTTTGCTGTGGGAGGCATTACCCTTCCCAGTTTGATGGGTTTTATAATGCCCAATTACCCGGATAACATTCAAGTGTCCTTGGATCATGATCAGCTCAAAACGGAAACCATTAGCTACGCTTCCCCAAAAGGAGGCGGAGAGATCAAAGCCCAGCTTTCCCGTCCCAAGGATGCCCAAGGGAAGTTACCGGGTATTGTGGTGGTCCATGAAAACCGGGGACTCAATCCTCATATTGCAGATGTAGGAAGAAGAGCAGCTTTAGAGGGTTTTATCACCCTTTCTCCAGATGCCCTTTCTCCACTTGGAGGCTATCCAGGCAATGACGATGACGGGAGGGCCATGCAAAGGAAACGTGATCGAGATGAAATGCTGGAAGATTTCATTGCTGCATTTGACTACCTGAAAGGTCATGAAGAATGTACTGGTAAGGTGGGGGTAGTAGGATTTTGCTTTGGGGGATGGATTTCCAATATGATGGCTGCAAAAGTACCAGATCTCAAAGCTGCTGTACCGTTTTACGGAGGACAACCCCCACTGGAAATGGTTCCTCAGATCCAAGCCTCACTACTTCTCCATTATGCCGAACTGGACGAGCGGGTCAATGTCGGATGGTCGGCTTATGAGGAAGCACTCAAAGAAAACGGCAAAGAATATCAGGCTTATATCTATCCCAATGCCAACCACGGTTTCCATAATGACACCACCCCCAGGTATGATGAGGAAGCGGCAAAGTTGGCTTGGAAAAGGACTATGGAGTTTTTTAATGAGAAGCTTAAGGATTCAAAGAATTTCCATAAAATATAA
- a CDS encoding PKD domain-containing protein, translating into MRVKFNIILFLGMLMVMNLQAQEDRGYKIYQFPPDMIPRIDGKTEDWDEFPDEYVVGTDQLWDDSQTYTEIDPQNLDVKVKVAWVKGLNRLYFLYEAYDNYWDFSLPGLHNDTFEIVVDGDLSGGPLIDEQHPNQDLDWGARYFEFHGVHAQNYHIFTPAEGKDWALAWGSQPWIKELPYSNITYSYDFEPGEPGELIAEFWITPFDYAGHEGPERAVKSILKDHKKIGLTWAVIDYDDVNDTSKKGFWNLSKHHKMYGNSSLGTIFTLMPLDEKYLKSLVADWSFVIVDKSERLVAFRDQSRGEITEWQWDFGDGSTSTEQNPFHQYKNPGKYTVILNIKGPEGKARMANVWDVALE; encoded by the coding sequence ATGCGTGTAAAATTCAATATCATTCTTTTTCTGGGAATGCTAATGGTTATGAATTTGCAGGCCCAGGAAGATCGTGGGTACAAAATTTACCAGTTTCCTCCAGACATGATCCCAAGGATAGATGGTAAGACCGAGGATTGGGACGAATTTCCGGACGAATACGTGGTTGGTACTGATCAATTATGGGATGATTCCCAAACCTATACTGAAATCGATCCTCAAAATTTGGATGTAAAAGTGAAAGTAGCTTGGGTGAAAGGATTAAACCGTCTTTATTTTCTATATGAAGCTTACGATAATTACTGGGATTTCTCCCTGCCTGGTTTGCATAACGACACTTTTGAAATCGTAGTAGATGGCGATCTTTCCGGAGGCCCTTTGATAGACGAACAACATCCCAATCAGGATTTGGATTGGGGTGCCAGGTACTTTGAATTTCATGGCGTCCATGCACAAAATTACCACATATTCACTCCTGCCGAAGGAAAAGACTGGGCACTGGCATGGGGGAGCCAACCCTGGATAAAAGAACTTCCCTATTCAAATATTACGTACTCTTATGATTTTGAACCGGGTGAACCGGGTGAACTAATTGCCGAGTTTTGGATAACCCCCTTTGATTATGCTGGACATGAAGGACCTGAACGGGCGGTTAAATCTATATTAAAAGACCATAAAAAAATAGGTTTGACATGGGCAGTAATTGATTATGATGATGTGAACGATACGAGTAAAAAGGGTTTTTGGAATTTATCCAAGCACCATAAGATGTATGGGAATTCAAGTTTGGGCACAATTTTCACCCTAATGCCTTTAGATGAAAAATACTTGAAGAGCTTAGTGGCAGATTGGTCCTTTGTTATTGTCGACAAATCTGAAAGACTGGTCGCATTCCGTGACCAAAGCAGAGGTGAAATTACTGAATGGCAATGGGACTTCGGTGATGGATCTACTTCCACTGAGCAAAACCCATTCCATCAGTATAAAAACCCAGGTAAATATACCGTGATCTTAAACATCAAAGGCCCTGAAGGCAAGGCCAGAATGGCCAATGTTTGGGATGTAGCGCTGGAATAA
- a CDS encoding polysaccharide deacetylase family protein — translation MKKIFFLLLFCLPFSVISQILKKPVPDKLVVLTFDDAPASHYSVVAPLLQEHGFNGTFYVCEFPPNFSDSSKYMNWRQIQALDKMGFDVANHTRTHAHVNALDKEEIQAQLGYIEAKCDSLGIPKPSSFAYPAYDISESCFEVLDEKGYDFARAGGKRAYAPLKDHPYLIPSWAMEEDNKDEIMEALKKAKNGKIVVLTIHGVPDIEHPWVNTPPALFEEYLDYLSANDYKVISIKDLKEYIDPLAARHTITMDMSKSFKN, via the coding sequence ATGAAAAAGATATTTTTCCTTCTCCTTTTCTGCCTTCCCTTTTCCGTAATTTCGCAAATCCTAAAAAAGCCCGTTCCGGACAAACTGGTAGTACTTACATTTGACGATGCCCCGGCCAGCCATTATTCGGTTGTAGCTCCATTGTTACAGGAGCATGGCTTTAATGGCACTTTTTATGTTTGTGAATTCCCTCCCAATTTCTCGGATAGCAGCAAATACATGAATTGGAGACAAATCCAAGCTTTGGACAAAATGGGCTTCGATGTGGCAAATCACACCCGCACTCATGCCCACGTGAACGCTTTGGATAAAGAGGAAATCCAAGCACAGCTGGGCTATATTGAAGCCAAATGCGATTCCCTTGGAATTCCCAAACCCTCCAGCTTTGCTTACCCGGCCTATGATATAAGCGAATCCTGCTTTGAAGTGTTAGATGAAAAAGGATACGATTTTGCCCGGGCAGGTGGAAAACGGGCCTATGCCCCTCTCAAAGACCACCCCTACCTCATTCCCAGTTGGGCAATGGAGGAGGACAATAAGGATGAAATCATGGAAGCCCTGAAAAAAGCCAAAAATGGCAAAATAGTGGTCCTGACCATTCATGGCGTTCCCGATATCGAACATCCCTGGGTCAATACACCCCCAGCTTTGTTTGAAGAATACCTGGATTATCTATCTGCCAATGATTATAAAGTCATTTCCATTAAGGATTTAAAGGAGTATATCGATCCCCTAGCAGCCAGACACACCATTACGATGGACATGAGCAAATCTTTTAAAAATTGA
- a CDS encoding glycosyl hydrolase: protein MNHKILCKKYFFRKEREKGEICSAQNNLKAIPKNLCSRLLFTLLIMLSFSSCNSNSGEPISRISYPSADEVAKRFNNPPPEYSISFYWGWNGDVTEEVIKRDLDNFKSSNVQVVTLEPGYHMPNAYLSEGWFEDVKTAVQLAKERDMKVYLVDEGKYPSGFAGGKIVEEAPELCMKILTVDTTFALGGGEKVSLPLTDNIVSAAAFNQTNGKTQIVELNGHELNWSAPDGDWQLFLVKHIMRSSPTRSVNNPSGGKDRRHALIDYMDPRATGKFMEVTHEKYRYHMGEEFGETILGFRGDEPDYSISGVPYTPGIFGEFKKHKGYDVKPYIATLFSPNPTEEQKRVKADYWEVWSSLFANNFFKIQADWCESHDLDYLVHLNHEENMTGLIRSEGDYFKNMRTVQMPGIDAIWHQIWPGDANPVFPKYASSSAHMNGKLRSFTESFAAYDPRPGFDEAKWILNQQLVRGINMVEVMFVPASSKGESGMRGWLAREDFPAVAKYIQRCCYLLSHGVPAAQLAVLFPTTSIWLGDNETDKIAVEMMQGLLKTQNDFDVIDEYSLDSLLEIQNGSFINKSGQEYAAIIIPPIRAMSAKALSRLKEFEKAGGIVISIGNESVLSIGKTFLDAPEVDISFEVNEPSNRLTNRVIAALPKSDFILEKPCEYIKYTHRKWKGADLYFIFNEGEDSQDLNVTLSGKGKVQVWDAMSGKIKEIPYKEVDGKSVMVNLKIDAWQTAFIVVDKLKK, encoded by the coding sequence ATGAATCATAAAATACTTTGTAAAAAGTACTTCTTTCGGAAAGAAAGAGAAAAGGGTGAAATCTGTTCAGCTCAAAACAACTTGAAAGCTATTCCGAAAAATTTATGCTCTAGGTTGCTGTTTACACTTTTAATAATGCTTTCCTTTTCATCATGTAATTCCAATTCAGGTGAACCTATATCCAGGATAAGCTATCCCAGTGCGGATGAGGTGGCAAAACGCTTTAATAATCCACCTCCCGAATATTCCATTTCATTCTATTGGGGATGGAATGGCGATGTTACCGAAGAAGTAATAAAACGGGACTTGGACAATTTCAAATCAAGTAATGTTCAGGTGGTGACTCTGGAACCGGGTTATCACATGCCCAATGCCTACCTTTCTGAGGGGTGGTTTGAAGATGTTAAAACTGCAGTTCAACTGGCCAAAGAACGTGATATGAAGGTTTACCTGGTGGATGAAGGGAAGTATCCAAGTGGTTTTGCAGGAGGGAAAATTGTGGAAGAGGCTCCCGAATTATGTATGAAAATTTTAACCGTTGATACCACATTTGCATTAGGTGGAGGGGAAAAAGTGTCCTTACCCTTAACTGATAATATTGTTAGCGCTGCAGCTTTCAACCAAACCAATGGTAAAACTCAAATAGTGGAATTAAATGGCCATGAATTAAATTGGTCGGCCCCGGATGGAGATTGGCAGCTATTTCTTGTTAAACATATAATGCGGTCATCACCAACTCGGTCTGTAAACAATCCCTCAGGTGGAAAAGATCGACGCCATGCCCTAATTGACTATATGGATCCAAGAGCCACGGGCAAATTTATGGAAGTTACCCATGAGAAATACAGATACCATATGGGCGAAGAATTTGGTGAAACTATTCTCGGCTTCCGTGGGGATGAGCCCGATTATTCTATCAGTGGGGTGCCTTACACCCCTGGTATTTTTGGTGAATTCAAGAAACACAAAGGATATGACGTGAAACCTTATATCGCGACACTTTTTTCACCCAATCCAACTGAAGAACAAAAACGTGTAAAAGCTGATTATTGGGAGGTATGGTCCTCCCTATTTGCCAATAACTTTTTTAAAATCCAGGCCGACTGGTGCGAAAGTCATGATTTGGACTACCTGGTGCATCTAAACCACGAAGAAAATATGACAGGTTTGATACGTTCGGAAGGTGATTACTTCAAAAATATGAGGACCGTGCAGATGCCAGGAATCGATGCCATATGGCACCAGATTTGGCCTGGTGATGCCAATCCGGTTTTTCCAAAATATGCATCTTCTTCAGCGCACATGAATGGAAAATTAAGGTCGTTTACAGAGAGTTTCGCTGCCTACGATCCCAGACCGGGTTTTGATGAGGCAAAGTGGATACTTAACCAGCAACTGGTGCGGGGCATCAATATGGTCGAAGTGATGTTTGTACCTGCTTCAAGCAAAGGTGAATCAGGCATGAGAGGCTGGCTTGCTCGTGAGGATTTTCCAGCAGTAGCCAAGTATATCCAACGTTGTTGTTACCTGCTCTCACATGGCGTTCCGGCCGCCCAGCTTGCCGTCTTATTCCCTACGACCAGTATTTGGTTGGGTGACAATGAAACTGACAAAATAGCAGTGGAAATGATGCAGGGGTTGTTGAAAACACAAAATGATTTCGATGTTATTGACGAGTATTCGCTGGATTCACTGTTGGAAATTCAAAATGGTAGTTTTATCAACAAAAGCGGGCAGGAATACGCTGCTATTATTATCCCGCCAATCAGGGCAATGTCAGCAAAAGCATTATCCCGTTTAAAAGAATTTGAAAAAGCGGGAGGAATAGTTATTTCTATTGGGAATGAATCAGTATTGTCAATTGGGAAAACATTTTTGGATGCTCCTGAGGTTGATATAAGTTTTGAAGTAAATGAACCATCAAATAGACTAACTAACAGGGTGATAGCGGCTCTTCCTAAATCTGATTTTATTTTGGAAAAACCATGTGAGTATATCAAATACACACACCGAAAATGGAAAGGTGCCGATTTATATTTCATTTTCAATGAAGGAGAGGACAGTCAGGATCTGAATGTTACCCTATCGGGAAAAGGGAAAGTTCAGGTTTGGGATGCAATGAGCGGGAAAATCAAAGAAATACCCTATAAAGAAGTTGATGGGAAGAGCGTTATGGTCAATTTAAAAATTGATGCCTGGCAAACGGCGTTTATTGTTGTGGATAAATTGAAGAAATAA
- a CDS encoding glycosyl hydrolase 53 family protein, with protein MKNRITLPKTLLFFWILMMWFNSAVIAQSLPYHNDYAFGLDLSFVKQREDNGEKYFDIDGAEKPVLKIFNDHGYNWARLMICNEPVSDGLVQDLEYVVNGAKDLQKYNYHFALDMMFSNGWANPMKQPTPSSWVDMTHEERIVAVYEFVLNTLTTLKNEDVLPEMVQIGNEIGNGFLWPDGRINYATPQESKWKNVADYLKAGVKAIREVEGNGNKIEIMVHVDHGGDIAFSQTFFDKMEVYNVDYDVIGYSFYPWSHGTLLDLRDNLRMTALRYGKEIIVIETGYYWRENTYHENAPYPFPETPEGQKQWFQAVNEIVLDTPNGLGRGVFWWEPMARGRGFFDDETKVAQPIVRAFEKYSLPENRTDWQNRIQ; from the coding sequence ATGAAAAACAGAATAACCCTACCCAAAACCTTATTGTTCTTCTGGATTCTGATGATGTGGTTTAATTCAGCAGTTATTGCACAGTCCTTGCCTTATCATAATGATTATGCATTTGGCCTTGATTTGTCTTTTGTGAAACAACGCGAAGACAATGGCGAAAAATATTTTGATATAGACGGGGCCGAAAAGCCGGTTCTGAAAATCTTTAATGATCATGGGTATAACTGGGCAAGGTTGATGATATGCAATGAACCTGTGAGTGATGGGCTTGTCCAAGATTTGGAGTATGTGGTAAACGGAGCCAAAGATTTACAAAAATATAACTACCATTTTGCTTTGGACATGATGTTTTCAAATGGCTGGGCAAACCCGATGAAACAACCAACTCCATCCTCATGGGTCGATATGACGCATGAGGAGCGAATTGTTGCAGTTTATGAGTTTGTTTTAAATACGCTAACTACATTGAAAAATGAGGATGTGTTGCCTGAAATGGTTCAAATTGGGAATGAAATCGGCAATGGTTTTTTATGGCCCGATGGACGGATTAATTATGCTACACCGCAGGAAAGCAAATGGAAAAATGTTGCAGATTACCTAAAAGCAGGAGTGAAAGCCATAAGGGAGGTTGAAGGAAACGGTAATAAAATTGAAATCATGGTCCATGTAGACCATGGGGGTGACATAGCATTTTCCCAAACATTCTTTGATAAAATGGAAGTATATAATGTTGATTATGATGTAATTGGATATTCTTTTTATCCCTGGTCCCATGGGACTTTACTTGATCTAAGGGATAATCTCAGAATGACAGCTTTACGGTATGGAAAAGAAATTATTGTAATCGAAACAGGTTACTATTGGAGAGAAAATACCTACCATGAAAATGCACCTTACCCATTTCCAGAAACACCAGAAGGCCAAAAACAATGGTTTCAAGCTGTTAATGAAATTGTTCTTGATACGCCAAACGGACTTGGAAGAGGCGTGTTTTGGTGGGAACCCATGGCCAGAGGAAGAGGTTTCTTTGATGATGAAACAAAGGTAGCCCAGCCTATTGTTAGGGCATTTGAAAAATATTCTTTGCCTGAAAATAGAACAGATTGGCAAAACCGAATCCAGTAA
- a CDS encoding DUF5597 domain-containing protein — protein sequence MKYHWKTYALVILVLTLSLISKPIVAQELPHLQNNKHATQLMVDGEPYIILGGELHNSSTSNMEYMSPKWKKLKDMNLNTLLAVVSWQQVEPEEGEFDFSLVDRMLESAREHDLKLILLWFGSWKNGLSHYVPEWVKKDQERFPRIRLNSGKPTETITALSKEARNADAKAYAAFLEHLAKVDSKDKTVIMIQLENEVGVLGAPRDMSELANTAFSAQVPTALINGLKKYHDELQPELKASWAKSGNKENGSWKAIFGGENFAQEAFMAWNYASYMNTIAAAGKAKYDLPVFVNAWIVQPEDIKPGDYPAGGPQSHVHDIWRIASPNIDLYCPDIYLPDFSGITGMYTHSWNPLFVPESFSGYTGASNAFFVVGARKGIGYSPFGIDGKIEAPSESDLAKAYDILEQLTPEITKAQAEDRITAFSLDLENKVQTMELGGYTIEASLPKNLRSGKLKAENGYGLIIWKGEDEFTIAGSNATVYFVPKSPGPKMAGFVSIFEGEYINGKWKAGRLLNGDKIMVNYDLANEAIINRTGTAVQLANDPVILRAKLYRFE from the coding sequence ATGAAATATCATTGGAAAACCTATGCTCTGGTAATCCTTGTGCTCACATTATCCCTTATTTCTAAACCTATCGTGGCTCAAGAATTACCTCATTTACAAAATAATAAGCATGCAACACAACTCATGGTGGATGGGGAACCCTATATAATTCTGGGTGGTGAGCTTCATAATTCAAGCACCTCGAATATGGAATACATGTCTCCAAAATGGAAAAAGCTAAAAGACATGAATCTTAACACCCTCCTCGCAGTTGTTTCCTGGCAACAGGTCGAACCCGAAGAAGGTGAATTTGACTTTTCCCTTGTGGATAGGATGTTGGAGAGTGCACGTGAGCATGATTTGAAATTAATCCTTTTATGGTTTGGTAGTTGGAAAAACGGACTTTCGCACTATGTCCCCGAATGGGTGAAGAAAGATCAGGAGCGTTTTCCCCGGATCAGGTTAAATAGTGGAAAACCTACCGAAACCATCACGGCCTTAAGCAAGGAAGCAAGAAATGCAGATGCCAAAGCCTACGCTGCTTTTCTGGAACACCTGGCAAAAGTTGATTCCAAAGATAAAACCGTCATTATGATTCAGTTGGAAAATGAAGTGGGCGTGCTGGGAGCTCCTAGGGATATGTCAGAGCTTGCCAATACAGCATTTTCAGCACAGGTTCCTACCGCATTAATTAATGGGCTTAAAAAATACCATGATGAACTTCAACCGGAACTGAAAGCAAGTTGGGCAAAAAGCGGAAATAAAGAAAATGGGAGCTGGAAAGCTATCTTTGGAGGAGAAAATTTTGCCCAGGAAGCATTTATGGCCTGGAATTATGCAAGCTATATGAATACCATTGCAGCAGCCGGAAAAGCTAAATATGACCTGCCGGTTTTTGTAAATGCATGGATTGTCCAGCCTGAAGACATCAAACCCGGGGATTACCCTGCTGGTGGACCACAATCACATGTGCATGACATTTGGCGTATTGCTTCGCCCAATATAGATTTATATTGCCCGGACATTTACCTACCTGATTTTTCAGGGATTACCGGAATGTACACCCACTCCTGGAACCCCTTATTTGTACCCGAATCATTTTCTGGTTACACGGGGGCATCAAATGCGTTTTTTGTGGTTGGAGCCAGAAAAGGAATCGGATATTCCCCCTTTGGTATTGATGGAAAAATTGAAGCTCCTTCCGAATCTGACCTCGCTAAAGCCTATGACATTTTGGAGCAATTAACTCCTGAAATCACCAAGGCACAGGCAGAAGATAGGATCACTGCTTTTTCCCTTGACCTTGAAAATAAGGTTCAAACCATGGAATTAGGCGGTTATACAATTGAAGCCTCACTTCCCAAAAACCTAAGAAGCGGAAAACTTAAGGCTGAAAACGGATATGGACTCATCATATGGAAGGGGGAAGATGAATTTACCATTGCCGGATCTAACGCAACGGTCTATTTTGTTCCTAAATCTCCAGGACCTAAAATGGCTGGTTTTGTATCGATTTTCGAAGGAGAATATATTAATGGAAAATGGAAAGCCGGCAGACTTTTAAATGGGGATAAAATAATGGTGAACTACGACCTGGCCAATGAGGCCATCATTAACAGGACGGGTACAGCAGTTCAACTGGCCAATGATCCTGTTATTCTTCGGGCTAAACTGTATCGTTTTGAGTAA